The following are encoded together in the Phocoena sinus isolate mPhoSin1 chromosome 11, mPhoSin1.pri, whole genome shotgun sequence genome:
- the CCR8 gene encoding C-C chemokine receptor type 8 translates to MDYTLEPNVTITDYYYPDIISSPCDGELIQRDSKLLLAVFYCLLFVFGLLGNSLVILVLVTCKKLRSITDIYLLNLALSDLLFVFTFPFQTHYQLDQWVFGTVMCKVVSGFYYIGFFSSMFFVTLMSVDRYLAVVRAVYAMKVRTTRMGIALSLAMWLIAFVATSPLLVFYQEDSDDGVLQCYLYYNQETLKWKIFIHFEMNILGLLIPFTILMFCYISILHQLKSCQSHNKTKTIKLVLVVVVFSLLFWVPFNVVLFLTSLHNMHILDGCVMSQRLIYATHVTETISFTHCCVNPIIYAFMGEKFKKHLSEIFQKSCSHIFLYIGRQISREAWEKSSSYQHSSHSSSIDYIL, encoded by the coding sequence ATGGATTATACACTTGAGCCCAATGTGACAATAACTGACTACTACTATCCTGATATCATCTCAAGCCCCTGCGATGGGGAACTTATCCAAAGAGATAGCAAGTTGCTTCTTGCCGTCTTTTACTGCCTCCTGTTTGTATTTGGTCTTCTGGGAAACAGCCTGGTCATCCTGGTCCTTGTCACCTGCAAGAAGCTGAGGAGCATCACAGACATATACCTCTTGAACCTGGCCCTGTCTGACTTGCTTTTTGTCTTCACCTTCCCCTTTCAGACCCACTATCAGCTGGACCAGTGGGTGTTTGGGACTGTAATGTGCAAGGTGGTCTCTGGCTTTTATTACATTGGCTTCTTTAGCAGCATGTTCTTTGTCACCCTCATGAGTGTGGACAGGTACCTGGCAGTTGTCCGTGCTGTATATGCCATGAAAGTGAGGACGACCAGAATGGGCATAGCCCTGAGTCTGGCAATGTGGCTGATTGCCTTCGTGGCCACCAGCCCATTACTAGTATTTTACCAAGAAGACTCTGATGATGGTGTTCTACAGTGTTATTTGTATTACAATCAAGAGACGCTGAAGTGGAAGATCTTCATCCACTTTGAAATGAATATCTTAGGCCTGTTGATCCCATTCACCATCCTTATGTTCTGCTACATTAGCATCCTGCACCAGCTGAAGAGTTGCCAGAGCCACAACAAGACCAAGACCATCAAGCTCGTGCTCGTTGTGGTGGTTTTCTCTTTACTCTTCTGGGTCCCGTTCAATGTAGTACTTTTCCTTACTTCCCTGCACAACATGCACATCTTGGATGGATGCGTCATGAGCCAGCGGTTGATCTATGCCACCCATGTCACAGAAACCATTTCCTTCACCCACTGCTGTGTGAACCCTATTATCTATGCGTTCATGGGTGAGAAGTTCAAGAAACACCTCtcagaaatatttcagaaaagttgCAGCCACATCTTCCTCTACATAGGGAGACAAATCTCTAGGGAGGCCTGGGAAAAGTCATCCTCCTATCAGCACTCCTCCCATTCCTCCAGTATAGACTACATTTTGTGA